From the genome of Vigna angularis cultivar LongXiaoDou No.4 chromosome 11, ASM1680809v1, whole genome shotgun sequence, one region includes:
- the LOC108332287 gene encoding uncharacterized protein LOC108332287 yields MESSAEEYSAFEQKVSRTVYFDNLSPQVTESVIRTALDQFATVKNVKFIPNYIGPSNLPQCALVELDSAKKVKEIVSMVGQYSFMMSGMPRPVRAQPAVMEMFDDRPIKPNRKIKVRWLKPSEPDFEVAKELKNLTRKHAAEIEFVRKLQLDEEEKLAKQQEETLKVHYKKFKMIDGIMADKTAHRLARKYNLHVADE; encoded by the exons ATGGAATCGTCAGCAGAAGAGTATTCTGCATTTGAACAGAAAGTTAGTAGGACAGTATACTTTGACAACCTGTCACCACAGGTCACTGAATCTGTGATAAGAACTGCCCTTGACCAGTTTGCCACTGTAAAAAATGTCAAGTTTATTCCCAACTACATTGGACCTAGCAATCTTCCGCAATGTGCATTAGTAGAATTAGATTCTGCCAAAAAGGTCAAGGAAATTGTATCAATGGTAGGACAATATTCTTTTATGATGTCTGGGATGCCACGTCCAGTAAGGGCTCAGCCTGCTGTGATGGAAATGTTTGATGATCGGCCAATAAAGCCTAACAGAAAGATTAAGGTACGTTGGTTGAAGCCAAGTGAACCTGATTTTGAGGTGGCGAAGGAACTAAAGAATCTTACACGCAAACATGCTGCAGAAATAGAATTTGTACGCAAA CTGCAACTAGACGAAGAAGAGAAGCTTGCAAAGCAGCAGGAAGAAACGCTTAAAGTGCATTACAAAAAGTTCAAGATGATAGATGGTATTATGGCTGATAAAACTGCCCATCGTCTGGCGAGAAAGTATAATCTGCATGTTGCAGATGAATGA
- the LOC128194703 gene encoding uncharacterized protein LOC128194703: MEDMMKSKHLVILGMIGVLVFWSDVVVGQCADMKGLIKQCGLYVVKSGPPMNPSRKCCEEIKNADVECVCKNLSNQMLHLIDMQKLHHVADSCGRPITKCGDEDEVEVADGPKTDDINWPPQFMESEDPPKTDDRTPPEFMESEVPPKKQSTRRLSPIVPAKSNLKSSPKFMETADPPSDTD, from the exons ATGGAAGACATGATGAAAAGCAAACACCTTGTGATATTGGGGATGATTGGAGTTTTAGTGTTTTGGAGTGATGTTGTTGTAGGGCAGTGCGCTGACATGAAGGGCCTCATAAAGCAATGTGGCCTGTATGTTGTGAAGTCTGGTCCACCGATGAATCCCTCAAGAAAGTGTTGTGAAGAGATAAAGAATGCAGATGTTGAATGTGTGTGTAAGAACTTATCCAACCAAATGCTGCACCTTATTGATATGCAGAAGCTGCATCATGTCGCAGACTCGTGTGGAAGGCCAATAACCAAGTGTggag atgaagatgaagttgaagTTGCAGATGGACCTAAAACTGATGATATAAACTGGCCTCCACAATTTATGGAATCCGAAGATCCACCTAAAACTGATGATAGAACACCTCCAGAATTTATGGAATCCGAAGTTCCACCTAAGAAGCAATCAACTCGAAGGCTTTCACCCATAGTTCCAGCTAAATCGAATTTGAAGTCATCTCCTAAGTTCATGGAAACTGCAGATCCACCATCTGATACTGAttaa
- the LOC108333582 gene encoding protein trichome birefringence-like 38 → MRLYRCLVFGLVCVCLSLVSKGEEDGLSGCNMYEGEWVWDDSYPLYDSAKCPHLRSQFDCSKYGRPDHFYLKYRWQPSKCNLPRFDGKEFLTKLRGKQIMFVGDSVSLNQWQSLICLLHSFLPQTQILDELDKLVYNYTFPDYQVSVFVYHSTHLVDIEEEKIGRVLKLDSIKSGSIWKNMDILVFNTWLWWYRTGPKQPWDYIQIGNKIVKDMDRMEAFRIGLTTWAKWVDAEVDTNKTKVLFQGISPQHYNGIEWNEPGVTNCSKETRPINGSTYSAGLPKAYYVMEDVLKKITKPVHLFNITTLSQLRKDAHPSSYNLFKAMDCTHWCVAGLTDTWNELLSVQVTN, encoded by the exons ATGAGGTTATACAGATGTCTGGTTTTTGGGttggtgtgtgtgtgtttgaGTTTGGTGAgtaaaggagaagaagatgggTTGTCGGGTTGTAACATGTACGAAGGAGAGTGGGTGTGGGATGATTCTTATCCTCTTTATGACTCTGCAAAATGCCCTCACCTTCGTTCTCAGTTTGATTGCTCCAAATATGGCCGTCCTGATCATTTTTATCTCAAATACAGATGGCAACCCTCCAAATGCAACTTACCAAG ATTTGATGGGAAAGAGTTTTTGACAAAACTGAGGGGGAAGCAGATCATGTTTGTAGGAGATTCAGTGAGTCTCAACCAATGGCAATCACTAATTTGCTTGCTTCATTCTTTCTTGCCCCAAACTCAAATATTGGATGAGCTTGATAAGCTAGTCTATAACTACACATTCCCG GACTACCAAGTTTCAGTGTTCGTTTATCATTCCACACATTTGGTTGACATTGAAGAGGAAAAAATTGGTCGAGTTCTGAAGCTGGATTCCATCAAGAGTGGAAGCATATGGAAAAACATGGACATTCTGGTTTTCAACACTTGGCTTTGGTGGTATCGCACAGGACCCAAGCAACC ATGGGATTATATTCAGATAGGTAACAAGATAGTGAAAGACATGGATCGCATGGAAGCTTTCAGAATTGGTTTGACAACATGGGCTAAATGGGTGGATGCAGAGGTTGATACAAACAAAACCAAAGTTCTTTTCCAAGGAATTTCTCCTCAACATTACAA TGGAATAGAGTGGAACGAACCGGGAGTGACAAACTGTTCAAAGGAGACAAGGCCAATAAATGGATCAACTTACTCAGCTGGATTGCCAAAAGCATATTATGTAATGGAAGATGTGTTGAAGAAGATAACCAAACCTGTTCATCTGTTTAACATTACAACTCTGTCACAGTTGAGAAAAGATGCACATCCTAGTTCTTACAATCTCTTCAAAGCCATGGACTGTACTCATTGGTGTGTGGCAGGCTTGACAGATACATGGAATGAGTTATTGTCTGTACAAGtcacaaattga
- the LOC108334342 gene encoding crossover junction endonuclease MUS81 isoform X2 produces MENRSQVRCPENQELAAYMWSKWQEMAEQPKGISDNFEMTLSKAHFNVCSSKTPILTIKDFSQVKGVGKMILRLIQGFFGTGCGGSEPEDLTKKGKKTKGTKRYVPQRNSVAYALLITLYRGTSNGNDFMRKQELIDAAEASGLSRVAIAPEKGKGKPGHFGSSPRDWYSGWNCMKTLIAKGLVVKSSCPAKYMLTQEGKEAASDCLARSGMAESVEKSASVEISSCMDNQNSLDVEPNDHDMESEVLSPLTQQKKRMDVPLDCLGRFTQLGYSKEHINSAFIEVSRIHPNKDVSSLWPAVLCHLREQEVYGSQPESLRSRDFTGKENRPVHSSCNGHAANICSRDIPSFPLRACSSSVWSRSRKIIENICSQFKIKIEVRRLPVGDGIWIARHKTLDSEYVLDFIVERKKIDDLRSSIRDNRYKDQKLRLLRCGLKKLIYLVEGDPNSSEAAESIKTACFTTEVLEGFDVQRTTGLGDTLKKYGYLTQAISQYYKSEILVNNVKSSGTCPPFDDFIKRCQDVEKTTVSDVFAIQLMQVPQVTEEIAMAVLDLFPTIFSLARAYSLLDGDAGAQEEMLRKQSNNMINAVASRNIFQFVWGS; encoded by the exons ATGGAGAACCGAAGTCAGGTGCGGTGTCCGGAGAACCAAGAGCTGGCGGCGTACATGTGGAGCAAGTGGCAGGAAATGGCGGAGCAACCCAAAGGCATTTCTGATAACTTCGAAATGACCCTTTCCAAGGCCCACTTCAATGTCTGTAGCTCCAAAACCCCCATTCTAACCATCAAAGATTTCTCTCAAGTCAA GGGTGTGGGGAAAATGATATTGAGGCTTATACAGGGGTTTTTTGGGACTGGTTGTGGTGGTTCTGAACCGGAAGATTTGACTAAAAAGG GAAAGAAAACTAAAGGAACCAAACGTTATGTGCCTCAGAGGAATTCTGTCGCATACGCATTGTTGATAACCCTTTACAG GGGAACTTCAAACGGGAATGACTTTATGCGTAAGCAAGAGCTTATTGATGCTGCTGAAGCTAGTGGGCTATCTCGAGTGGCAATTGC GCCAGAAAAGGGGAAAGGAAAACCAGGACATTTTGGAAGTTCTCCACGGGATTGGTATAGTGGATGGAATTGCATGAAGACCTTGATAGCTAAGGGATTAGTTGTGAAGTCAAGCTGCCCTGCTAA GTACATGCTAACTCAAGAAGGCAAGGAAGCAGCTAGTGACTGTCTTGCAAGATCTGGAATGGCAGAATCTGTAGAGAAGTCAGCTTCTGTTGAAATTTCTTCTTGTATGGATAACCAAAACTCATTGGATGTGGAACCCAATGATCATGATATGGAATCAGAGGTTTTGTCACCATTGACCCAGCAAAAGAAGCGTATGGATGTCCCTCTAGATTGCCTTGGGAGg tTTACTCAATTGGGTTACTCCAAGGAACACATTAATAGTGCTTTCATTGAAGTTTCCAGAATCCATCCAAATAAAGATGTCTCATCTCTGTGGCCAGCTGTTTTATGTCATCTTCGAGAGCAAGAAGTCTATGGTTCACAGCCAGAATCTCTAA GGTCTAGAGATTTCACTGGAAAAGAGAACAGACCTGTGCATTCATCTTGCAATGGGCATGCAGCAAACATTTGTTCACGTGATATTCCTTCTTTCCCCTTGAGAGCTTGCTCTTCATCTGTATG GTCAAGATCCAGGAAAATTATTGAGAATATCTGCAgccaatttaaaattaaaatagaa GTTCGACGATTGCCAGTAGGAGACGGGATTTGGATAGCACGCCATAAAACTCTTGACAGTGAATATGTGTTGGATTTTATTGTTGAGAGGAAGAAAATTGATGATCTACGCAGTTCCATCCGGGATAACCGCTATAAGGATCAAAAGTTAAGACTTCTG AGGTGTGGGTTGAAGAAGCTGATATATCTTGTGGAGGGTGACCCAAATTCTTCTGAAGCTGCTGAAAGCATAAAAACTGC TTGTTTTACAACAGAGGTTCTGGAGGGATTTGATGTACAGAGAACAACTGGCTTAGGTGACACTCTAAAGAAGTATGGTTATCTTACCCAAGCAATTTCTCAATATTACAAGTCAGAAATTCTTGTAAACAATGTTAAAAGCTCTGGGACATGTCCtccttttgatgattttatcaaaagGTGTCAAGACGTTGAGAAAACAACAGTTAGTGATGTATTTGCCATCCAGCTTATGCAG GTCCCACAGGTTACAGAGGAGATTGCCATGGCTGTGTTGGATCTGTTCCCTACAATTTTCTCTCTTGCCCGTGCATACTCATTACTT GACGGTGATGCTGGTGCCCAGGAAGAGATGCTTCGAAAACAGAGTAACAATATGATCAATGCAGTTGCCAGTAGGAACATTTTTCAGTTCGTTTGGGGCAGCTAA
- the LOC108333499 gene encoding dirigent protein 21, with translation MAVPLTFLFLFSLTLFSQLHTSFSRQSHIELPSETHRSSQKQTHLHFFYHDLRSANNPSIVQIVNPPKNVPNGFGSTFVMDDPMTEGPDLGSKLIGRAQGLFGLASLNDLGMYMLINFAFTEGDYAGSSLSMLGRNPIAEQDREMPIVGGTGVFRFATGYAIANSVDDLSTPEHFVVEYNLTVRHG, from the coding sequence ATGGCTGTTCCTCTTACGTTCTTGTTCCTTTTCTCTCTAACTCTGTTCTCCCAACTTCACACGTCGTTTTCTCGCCAATCCCACATCGAACTTCCATCAGAAACTCACCGTTCTTCGCAGAAACAGACCCACCTTCACTTCTTCTACCATGATCTTCGAAGCGCCAACAACCCCTCCATCGTGCAGATCGTGAACCCCCCCAAGAACGTCCCCAACGGTTTCGGCTCCACTTTCGTCATGGACGATCCCATGACGGAAGGCCCGGACCTCGGCTCCAAGCTCATTGGGAGGGCCCAAGGACTTTTTGGCCTCGCCTCTCTCAACGACCTGGGCATGTACATGCTCATCAATTTCGCTTTCACAGAAGGGGACTACGCCGGAAGCTCCTTGAGCATGCTCGGCCGGAACCCCATAGCGGAGCAGGACAGAGAGATGCCCATTGTCGGTGGCACCGGCGTGTTCAGGTTCGCCACTGGCTATGCTATAGCCAACAGTGTCGATGACCTTTCTACCCCTGAGCATTTTGTGGTGGAGTACAATCTCACCGTGCGCCATGGATAG
- the LOC108334342 gene encoding crossover junction endonuclease MUS81 isoform X1 produces MENRSQVRCPENQELAAYMWSKWQEMAEQPKGISDNFEMTLSKAHFNVCSSKTPILTIKDFSQVKGVGKMILRLIQGFFGTGCGGSEPEDLTKKGKKTKGTKRYVPQRNSVAYALLITLYRGTSNGNDFMRKQELIDAAEASGLSRVAIAPEKGKGKPGHFGSSPRDWYSGWNCMKTLIAKGLVVKSSCPAKYMLTQEGKEAASDCLARSGMAESVEKSASVEISSCMDNQNSLDVEPNDHDMESEVLSPLTQQKKRMDVPLDCLGRFTQLGYSKEHINSAFIEVSRIHPNKDVSSLWPAVLCHLREQEVYGSQPESLRSRDFTGKENRPVHSSCNGHAANICSRDIPSFPLRACSSSDHSMQNPNKDELVSKINILNVPPLSLGERFEDAYDIILILDDREHFATQGSRSRKIIENICSQFKIKIEVRRLPVGDGIWIARHKTLDSEYVLDFIVERKKIDDLRSSIRDNRYKDQKLRLLRCGLKKLIYLVEGDPNSSEAAESIKTACFTTEVLEGFDVQRTTGLGDTLKKYGYLTQAISQYYKSEILVNNVKSSGTCPPFDDFIKRCQDVEKTTVSDVFAIQLMQVPQVTEEIAMAVLDLFPTIFSLARAYSLLDGDAGAQEEMLRKQSNNMINAVASRNIFQFVWGS; encoded by the exons ATGGAGAACCGAAGTCAGGTGCGGTGTCCGGAGAACCAAGAGCTGGCGGCGTACATGTGGAGCAAGTGGCAGGAAATGGCGGAGCAACCCAAAGGCATTTCTGATAACTTCGAAATGACCCTTTCCAAGGCCCACTTCAATGTCTGTAGCTCCAAAACCCCCATTCTAACCATCAAAGATTTCTCTCAAGTCAA GGGTGTGGGGAAAATGATATTGAGGCTTATACAGGGGTTTTTTGGGACTGGTTGTGGTGGTTCTGAACCGGAAGATTTGACTAAAAAGG GAAAGAAAACTAAAGGAACCAAACGTTATGTGCCTCAGAGGAATTCTGTCGCATACGCATTGTTGATAACCCTTTACAG GGGAACTTCAAACGGGAATGACTTTATGCGTAAGCAAGAGCTTATTGATGCTGCTGAAGCTAGTGGGCTATCTCGAGTGGCAATTGC GCCAGAAAAGGGGAAAGGAAAACCAGGACATTTTGGAAGTTCTCCACGGGATTGGTATAGTGGATGGAATTGCATGAAGACCTTGATAGCTAAGGGATTAGTTGTGAAGTCAAGCTGCCCTGCTAA GTACATGCTAACTCAAGAAGGCAAGGAAGCAGCTAGTGACTGTCTTGCAAGATCTGGAATGGCAGAATCTGTAGAGAAGTCAGCTTCTGTTGAAATTTCTTCTTGTATGGATAACCAAAACTCATTGGATGTGGAACCCAATGATCATGATATGGAATCAGAGGTTTTGTCACCATTGACCCAGCAAAAGAAGCGTATGGATGTCCCTCTAGATTGCCTTGGGAGg tTTACTCAATTGGGTTACTCCAAGGAACACATTAATAGTGCTTTCATTGAAGTTTCCAGAATCCATCCAAATAAAGATGTCTCATCTCTGTGGCCAGCTGTTTTATGTCATCTTCGAGAGCAAGAAGTCTATGGTTCACAGCCAGAATCTCTAA GGTCTAGAGATTTCACTGGAAAAGAGAACAGACCTGTGCATTCATCTTGCAATGGGCATGCAGCAAACATTTGTTCACGTGATATTCCTTCTTTCCCCTTGAGAGCTTGCTCTTCATCT GACCACTCCATGCAAAATCCTAACAAGGATGAGCTtgtatcaaagattaacattttaaatgtGCCACCATTGAGCTTGGGGGAGAGATTTGAGGATGCTTAtgacataattttaatattggaTGATCGGGAACATTTTGCCACTCAGGG GTCAAGATCCAGGAAAATTATTGAGAATATCTGCAgccaatttaaaattaaaatagaa GTTCGACGATTGCCAGTAGGAGACGGGATTTGGATAGCACGCCATAAAACTCTTGACAGTGAATATGTGTTGGATTTTATTGTTGAGAGGAAGAAAATTGATGATCTACGCAGTTCCATCCGGGATAACCGCTATAAGGATCAAAAGTTAAGACTTCTG AGGTGTGGGTTGAAGAAGCTGATATATCTTGTGGAGGGTGACCCAAATTCTTCTGAAGCTGCTGAAAGCATAAAAACTGC TTGTTTTACAACAGAGGTTCTGGAGGGATTTGATGTACAGAGAACAACTGGCTTAGGTGACACTCTAAAGAAGTATGGTTATCTTACCCAAGCAATTTCTCAATATTACAAGTCAGAAATTCTTGTAAACAATGTTAAAAGCTCTGGGACATGTCCtccttttgatgattttatcaaaagGTGTCAAGACGTTGAGAAAACAACAGTTAGTGATGTATTTGCCATCCAGCTTATGCAG GTCCCACAGGTTACAGAGGAGATTGCCATGGCTGTGTTGGATCTGTTCCCTACAATTTTCTCTCTTGCCCGTGCATACTCATTACTT GACGGTGATGCTGGTGCCCAGGAAGAGATGCTTCGAAAACAGAGTAACAATATGATCAATGCAGTTGCCAGTAGGAACATTTTTCAGTTCGTTTGGGGCAGCTAA
- the LOC108332579 gene encoding isoliquiritigenin 2'-O-methyltransferase, with the protein MGSNCEEINGEENDPCLSAMLLSFGPMVYTAVLNAAIELNLFEIIAKATTTTTAPFGVSASEIASRLPIQHKKLAQRLDRMLSVLGSHSLLTCSTLTNQDGKVQRLFQLSASGKYFINAEATASLALFTTFMNHPKLVQAFLNFKEILLDCDKGLYMKVHGMPIFEGIQSDPTWNHIFNEAMANICRIEMTKILEIYSGFEGISLLIDVGGGVGQSLNIIISKYPSIKGVNFDLPQVIQQAPPYPGIEHVEGDMFESVPKGDAILLKGILHNWSDENCLKVLNNCYKALPENGKVVVVDFIMPEAIGSSEADKMVTSFDNLMFLDGGSERTEKEFMNLCQISEFSSFRVVSRAFTALGVMEFYK; encoded by the exons ATGGGTTCTAACTGTGAAGAGATTAATGGTGAAGAAAATGATCCATGCCTATCTGCTATGCTTCTAAGCTTCGGCCCAATGGTTTACACTGCTGTGTTGAATGCTGCCATTGAGCTCAACTTGTTCGAGATCATTGCtaaagcaacaacaacaaccacagCCCCATTTGGCGTTTCAGCTTCTGAGATTGCTTCTCGGCTTCCAATTCAGCACAAAAAACTGGCCCAAAGGCTTGATCGCATGCTGTCTGTTCTTGGAAGTCACTCTCTTCTCACTTGCTCTACACTCACAAATCAAGATGGTAAGGTCCAAAGACTCTTTCAGCTTTCAGCTTCCGGAAAGTACTTCATCAATGCAGAAGCCACTGCTTCTTTGGCCTTGTTCACAACGTTTATGAATCATCCAAAGCTTGTTCAGGCATT CCTTAATTTCAAGGAGATACTTCTTGACTGTGATAAGGGCCTATACATGAAAGTTCATGGAATGCCTATTTTTGAAGGCATACAATCTGATCCAACATGGAATCATATCTTCAATGAAGCAATGGCCAATATATGCAGAATAGAGATGACAAAGATACTTGAAATATACAGTGGATTTGAAGGAATATCACTGCTTATTGATGTGGGAGGAGGAGTAGGGCAAAGTTTGAATATCATAATCTCTAAGTATCCTTCCATAAAGGGTGTCAACTTTGATCTTCCACAAGTAATACAACAAGCTCCACCTTATCCAG GAATTGAACATGTTGAAGGAGACATGTTTGAAAGTGTTCCAAAAGGTGATGCCATACTATTGAAG GGCATATTGCACAATTGGTCGgatgaaaattgtttgaaagtTCTAAATAATTGCTACAAAGCATTGCCAGAAAATGGAAAGGTGGTTGTTGTAGATTTCATAATGCCTGAAGCAATTGGTTCTTCTGAAGCAGATAAGATGGTTACTAGCTTTGATAACCTGATGTTTCTTGATGGAGGAAGTGAAAGAACAGAAAAAGAGTTTATGAATTTATGCCaaatttctgaattttcttctttcagaGTTGTTTCTCGTGCCTTTACTGCTCTTGGAGTAAtggaattttataaataa
- the LOC128194702 gene encoding GRAS family protein TF80-like: MVSYFSEALGHRIIKHLPGVYKSISPSKTSLSSDDILAEKYFYELCPFLKFSYLITNQAIVEAMECEMVVHIIDLHCCEPAQWIDLLLTFKNRRGGPPHLKITGINESKEVLDQVNFHVTSEAGKYDFPLQFYPVVSKLEDVDFEKLSVKTGDAVAITSVLQLHLLLSTDDDMAGRISPAVAASMNLQRTVHMGQRTFAEWLERDMINAYILSPDSALSPLSFGASPKMGNLLKAMRKLNPKLVVVTEQESNLNGSNLMERVDRALYFYSALFDCLDSTVMRTSVERQKLERTLFGEQIKNIIACEGVERKERHEKLEKWIRRLEMAGFVKVPLSYNGRIEAKNLLQRYSNKYKFREENDCLFVCWSDRPLFSVSAWSFRR; the protein is encoded by the coding sequence ATGGTGAGCTATTTCAGTGAAGCACTTGGACACAGGATAATAAAACATCTGCCAGGTGTATACAAATCTATCAGCCCCTCAAAAACATCACTATCTTCAGACGATATCCTTGCTGAGAAATACTTCTACGAGTTGTGTCCCTTTTTGAAGTTCTCATACCTGATCACAAACCAAGCCATTGTAGAGGCAATGGAATGTGAAATGGTGGTTCACATCATTGATCTCCATTGTTGTGAGCCAGCTCAATGGATAGATCTTCTACTCACTTTCAAAAACCGTCGGGGAGGTCCACCCCATCTGAAAATTACAGGCATTAATGAGTCGAAGGAAGTGTTGGATCAGGTGAACTTTCATGTGACATCTGAAGCTGGGAAATATGATTTTCCTTTACAGTTCTACCCAGTTGTTAGCAAACTGGAAGATGTTGACTTTGAGAAGTTGTCTGTTAAGACTGGAGATGCTGTTGCAATAACTTCTGTTCTTCAACTGCATTTGCTTCTTTCCACTGACGATGACATGGCTGGAAGAATCTCACCAGCAGTGGCAGCCTCCATGAATCTGCAGAGAACAGTGCATATGGGCCAAAGGACTTTTGCAGAGTGGCTTGAGAGAGATATGATCAATGCATATATCTTGAGTCCTGATTCTGCATTGTCACCTCTTTCCTTTGGTGCCTCGCCTAAGATGGGGAATCTTCTGAAGGCCATGCGAAAGCTCAATCCAAAACTGGTGGTGGTCACTGAACAGGAATCAAATCTGAATGGATCAAATTTGATGGAGAGAGTTGATAGAGCATTGTACTTTTACAGTGCATTGTTTGACTGCTTGGACTCTACTGTAATGAGAACATCAGTTGAGAGACAAAAACTTGAGAGGACGCTTTTTGGAGAGCagataaaaaatatcattgCTTGTGAGGGAGTTGAGAGAAAGGAAAGACATGAGAAACTTGAAAAATGGATTCGAAGGCTTGAAATGGCTGGTTTTGTGAAAGTGCCATTGAGCTACAATGGGAGGATTGAAGCAAAGAATCTGTTGCAGAGATATagtaataaatacaaatttagaGAAGAGAATGATTGTTTGTTTGTCTGCTGGAGCGATAGACCATTGTTTTCTGTATCTGCTTGGAGTTTTAGGAGATGA
- the LOC108332578 gene encoding GRAS family protein TF80, protein MNGEDRDKYLARILNACAKFIESGSIMNADTGLDYIAHIASPYGDAMQRVATYVSEGLAFQVLKNLQGVPKAVNLSKTMSTSEEQLVKKTFYDLYPFLKTAYVITSHAIAEAVEGEEVIHVIDLCASDAAQWIYLMHRLKESLKSPSLLKITGIHEKKEILEQVDTQLRAEAKSLNFKLEFNAIVSTLENVDLEELPVQKGEPLAISSVLQLHTLLATDDAVVCNRSSKEEPMHQRTFAEMLGKQKTNLSSESSLLQLSLCATSTKMMDFLKGLWKLQPRVMVVTEQESSGNGSLTERVDKALDFYGALFNCLESTVSTTLVQRNIMERTLLGQEIKNIVAGEGVERKERHEKLETWIPKLEMAGFGKRHISNHGIMQARKQLHGYGNGYRLCPDNNSLFVCWNDKPLFSVSAWTVQKMNNMVM, encoded by the coding sequence ATGAATGGGGAAGATAGGGATAAATACCTGGCCCGTATTCTTAACGCATGTGCAAAGTTTATTGAATCAGGAAGCATCATGAACGCAGATACTGGACTGGACTATATTGCTCATATTGCCTCCCCTTATGGTGATGCAATGCAAAGGGTAGCCACCTATGTTAGTGAGGGTCTAGCCTTCCAAGTTCTGAAAAATTTGCAGGGAGTACCTAAAGCTGTCAATCTGTCAAAGACAATGTCAACCTCGGAAGAACAACTTGTTAAGAAGACATTCTATGACCTGTATCCATTCTTAAAGACTGCATACGTAATCACAAGTCATGCCATTGCTGAAGCTgttgaaggagaagaagtgatCCATGTCATTGATCTCTGTGCATCTGATGCTGCTCAGTGGATTTATCTTATGCATAGATTAAAGGAAAGCCTGAAGAGCCCCTCACTTCTGAAAATCACAGGCATACATGAGAAGAAGGAAATTCTAGAGCAAGTGGACACTCAACTAAGAGCAGAAGCTAAAAGTTTGAACTTCAAACTCGAATTCAATGCTATTGTAAGCACTTTGGAGAATGTTGACCTTGAAGAATTGCCTGTGCAGAAAGGAGAGCCTCTTGCAATCAGCTCAGTGCTTCAGCTGCACACTCTTCTGGCCACTGATGATGCAGTGGTCTGCAACAGGAGCTCGAAGGAAGAACCAATGCATCAAAGGACATTTGCTGAGATGCTTGGGAAACAAAAGACCAACCTCAGTTCTGAATCATCGTTGTTACAACTTTCTCTGTGTGCTACTTCAACCAAGATGATGGACTTTCTAAAGGGCCTGTGGAAACTCCAACCTAGAGTGATGGTGGTTACTGAACAAGAATCCAGTGGCAATGGTTCTTTGACAGAAAGGGTTGACAAAGCATTGGACTTTTACGGTGCATTGTTCAACTGTTTGGAATCAACTGTTTCAACAACACTAGTACAGAGAAACATCATGGAAAGGACTCTACTGGGGCAAGAAATAAAGAACATTGTTGCAGGTGAAGGAGTTGAGAGAAAGGAAAGGCATGAGAAACTTGAGACTTGGATCCCAAAGCTAGAAATGGCCGGGTTTGGGAAGAGACATATTAGCAATCATGGGATCATGCAAGCAAGAAAACAGTTGCATGGTTATGGAAATGGATACAGGCTTTGTCCCGACAATAATTCTTTGTTTGTCTGCTGGAATGATAAACCTCTCTTTTCTGTGTCAGCCTGGACAGTTCAGAAGATGAATAACATGGTTATGTAA